A section of the Engystomops pustulosus chromosome 3, aEngPut4.maternal, whole genome shotgun sequence genome encodes:
- the ACTR2 gene encoding actin-related protein 2: MDSQGRKVVVCDNGTGFVKCGYAGSNFPEHIFPALVGRPVIRSTAKVGNIEIKDLMVGDEASELRSMLEVNYPMENGIVRNWDDMKHLWDYTFGPEKLNIDTRDCKILLTEPPMNPTKNREKIVEVMFETYQFSGVYVAIQAVLTLYAQGLLTGVVVDSGDGVTHICPVYEGFSLPHLTRRLDIAGRDITRYLIKLLLLRGYAFNHSADFETVRMIKEKLCYVGYNIEQEQKLALETTVLVESYTLPDGRVIKVGGERFEAPEALFQPHLINVEGVGVAELLFNTIQAADIDTRPEFYKHIVLSGGSTMYPGLPSRLERELKQLYLERVLKGDVEKLSKFKIRIEDPPRRKHMVFLGGAVLADIMKDKDNFWMTRQEYQEKGVRVLEKLGVTVR, encoded by the exons ATGGACAGCCAAGGCAGGAAGGTGGTGGTGTGCGACAACGGCACCGGG TTTGTGAAATGCGGCTACGCCGGCTCCAACTTCCCAGAGCACATTTTCCCGGCTCTGGTCGGACGACCTGTCATCCGTTCTACTGCCAAAGTGGGAAACATTGAGATCAAG GACCTTATGGTTGGCGATGAAGCCAGCGAGTTGCGTTCAATGCTGGAAGTGAACTATCCCATGGAAAACGGCATCGTGCGGAACTGGGATGACATGAAGCACTTGTGGGACTACACATTTGGACCCGAGAAACTGAACATCGACACCAGAGACTGTAAAATCCTGTTAACCGAGCCCCCCATGAACCCAACCAAAAACAGAGAGAAGATTGTTGAG GTGATGTTTGAGACGTACCAGTTCTCGGGTGTTTACGTGGCTATCCAGGCTGTTCTTACACTGTATGCACAAG GTTTGTTGACCGGTGTGGTGGTGGATTCTGGTGATGGAGTCACTCACATCTGCCCGGTGTATGAAGGCTTCTCTCTGCCTCACCTCACCAGGAGACTAGATATTGCCGGCAGGGATATTACCCGCTATCTCATCAAG CTGCTCCTCCTGCGTGGATATGCATTCAATCACTCTGCAGATTTTGAGACGGTCCGCATGATCAAGGAGAAGCTCTGCTACGTTGGATACAATATAGAACAAGAGCAGAAACTGGCCTTGGAGACCACAGTGCTGGTGGAGTCCTACACG CTTCCAGACGGTCGGGTTATTAAAGTCGGTGGCGAGCGCTTTGAAGCGCCAGAAGCTCTTTTCCAGCCTCATCTTATCAACGTAGAAGGAGTTGGCGTCGCAGAGTTACTGTTCAACACCATCCAGGCAGCTGACATCGATACTCG GCCAGAGTTTTATAAGCACATTGTGCTGTCTGGAGGCTCCACCATGTACCCGGGCCTGCCATCCCGCCTGGAGAGGGAACTGAAACAGCTCTACCTAGAAAGAGTCCTAAAGGGAGACGTGGAGAAATTATCG aAATTCAAGATTCGCATTGAGGATCCTCCTCGTCGTAAGCACATGGTATTCCTGGGGGGCGCAGTGTTAGCAGATATCATGAAAGACAAGGACAACTTCTGGATGACCCGGCAGGAGTACCAGGAGAAGGGCGTGCGTGTGCTGGAGAAGCTCGGCGTGACTGTCCGATAA